The following coding sequences lie in one Arachis hypogaea cultivar Tifrunner chromosome 9, arahy.Tifrunner.gnm2.J5K5, whole genome shotgun sequence genomic window:
- the LOC112709312 gene encoding uncharacterized protein, with translation MVTELRQVVAEENQRMANQIANLNNTRTENNDRQERTEEAKQQSGPTHVSDTTRQEEERPEHNENTQKNIENDDQESSPGPFTAEVMNFVLPRRFTLPTTLTPYDGLGDPKKYIKKFTSIMIVNGASDKVLCRCFPSYLDGPALDWFCSLPADSISRFRDISKPFEEHFAGSAIYLHDSDYLNTVKQGQHESLKDYMTRFTKIAMGIPDLHPEVELHAIKSGLRPGKFQETITVAKPKTMAEFREKAKGQIDIEELRQAWKTEKPHYKDDDKPRDNKKNFKPIPRYETYTKFNTKRDDIIKEILNSKLIKLPRKAGNYPDSKGTDRSKYCSFHQKHGHNTDDCIITKDLLERLARQGHLDKFISGQMHRRAPAPGDQSSATQHNRDRDHPNNNHPELPTRTINCISGGFAGGGATSSARKRSYRAILSINADQNQHQSPPTSPQITFQTADHNNSITNLDDPVVISLQLGDLLIKKVLLDPGSSAEVLFYSTF, from the coding sequence ATGGTGACCGAGTTGCGGCAAGTCGTGGCTGAGGAGAACCAAAGAATGGCAAATCAAATCGCCAACTTGAATAACACTCGGACTGAAAATAATGACCGACAAGAACGGACAGAAGAAGCCAAGCAGCAGTCAGGGCCAACACATGTCTCAGACACTACTCGACAGGAAGAGGAGCGGCCCGAACATAATGAGAATACTCAGAAAAACATCGAAAATGACGATCAGGAAAGCTCCCCTGGACCGTTCACGGCGGAGGTGATGAACTTCGTGCTGCCCCGAAGGTTTACTCTGCCGACCACCCTAACTCCATATGATGGGTTAGGTGATCCGAAGAAATACATCAAAAAATTCACCTCCATAATGATAGTAAACGGTGCATCTGATAAAGTTTTGTGTCGTTGTTTTCCATCTTatttagacggtcctgcacttgattggttttgttctcTGCCTGCAGATTCCATTTCTCGATTCCGAGACATATCAAAACCTTTTGAGGAGCACTTTGCTGGATCCGCCATCTACCTCCACGACTCCGATTACCTGAACACGGTCAAGCAGGGCCAGCACGAAAGCCTCAAGGACTACATGACACGCTTCACAAAGATAGCCATGGGCATACCAGACCTCCACCCCGAGGTAGAACTACACGCCATAAAAAGTGGACTAAGACCAGGAAAGTTCCAGGAAACTATTACTGTGGCCAAACCAAAAACAATGGCCGAATTCCGTGAAAAAGCTAAAGGACAGATTGACATCGAAGAACTCCGACAAGCTTGGAAAACAGAAAAGCCTCACTATAAAGACGACGACAAGCCACGGGACAACAAGAAGAATTTCAAACCAATCCCACGATATGAGACCTACACCAAATTCAACACCAAACGCGACGACATCATCAAGGAGATCTTGAATTCAAAGTTAATCAAGCTGCCACGAAAAGCTGGTAATTACCCAGATTCAAAAGGCACTGACCGATCAAAATACTGCTCTTTCCACCAAAAGCACGGACACAATACCGACGATTGCATCATCACTAAAGACCTGCTGGAGCGATTAGCTCGGCAAGGTCATCTGGACAAATTCATCAGCGGCCAAATGCATCGACGCGCACCCGCTCCGGGGGACCAGAGCTCGGCTACACAACATAACCGAGACAGAGACCACCCGAACAATAACCACCCCGAACTACCAACACGTACGATTAACTGTATTTCCGGAGGTTTCGCAGGTGGAGGAGCCACAAGTTCGGCAAGGAAAAGATCTTACCGAGCTATCCTTTCTATCAACGCCGATCAAAATCAACATCAGTCGCCACCTACATCTCCACAGATAACATTCCAGACGGCCGATCATAACAACAGCATAACAAATCTGGATGATCCAGTCGTAATCTCCCTACAGCTCGGAGATCTCCTCATTAAAAAGGTGTTGCTCGACCCAGGCAGCAGCGCCGAAGTTCTCTTTTACTCGACTTTCTAG